One genomic segment of Mastomys coucha isolate ucsf_1 unplaced genomic scaffold, UCSF_Mcou_1 pScaffold22, whole genome shotgun sequence includes these proteins:
- the Upk3bl2 gene encoding uroplakin-3b-like protein 2 produces MGVHRRQSVLLPPLWLLVTCVQPGTGLESINYAPQLPSATLEGRLTQSTFTLEQPLGQFENVNLSDPDPIWLVVAHSHTAQNFTAPRKVEDVHAPANFDRNGYYLTLRASRVHYKGGQPDSRLRVLRVGNDNNCSLESQGCNSPLPGAGPYRVKFLAMSAKGPVAETMWSKEIYLQQAQTFQEAPGSQSKGSVVIIAFLSILLAILLAVFLVLIMSACCWSTSASSPEEQVRMRQYHTHHMGSLPAERSS; encoded by the exons ATGGGGGTCCACAGGAGACAGTCCGTGCTGCTGCCGCCCCTGTGGTTGCTGGTGACTTGTGTCCAGCCTGGGACAGGTCTAG AGAGCATTAACTATGCCCCCCAGCTCCCCAGTGCCACCCTGGAGGGGAGACTCACACAATCTACCTTCACACTGGAGCAACCTCTGGGCCAATTTGAGAACGTCAACCTCTCTGACCCAGACCCCATCTGGctggtggtggctcacagtcaca CTGCCCAGAACTTTACTGCCCCACGGAAAGTAGAGGATGTGCACGCCCCTGCCAACTTTGACCGCAATGGCTACTACCTCACACTGAGGGCCAGCCGAGTACACTACAAGGGTGGCCAACCTGACAGCCGGCTTCGAGTCCTCCGTGTTGGGAATGACAACAACTGCTCGTTGGAGTCCCAGGGCTGCAACTCTCCTTTGCCAGGAGCAGGCCCCTACAG AGTGAAGTTCCTGGCTATGAGTGCCAAGGGACCTGTGGCTGAGACGATGTGGtccaaagagatctacctgcagCAAG CCCAGACATTCCAAGAAGCCCCAGGGTCCCAGAGCAAGGGTTCTGTGGTCATCATTGCCTTCTTGTCAATCCTGCTGGCCATCCTGCTCGCGGTCTTCCTCGTGCTGATCATGTCCGCCTG CTGCTGGAGTACTTCCGCGTCCAGCCCAGAGGAGCAAGTGCGCATGCGACAATATCACACGCACCACATGGGCAGCCTCCCAGCTGAGCGGAGCTCCTGA